Proteins encoded together in one Lathyrus oleraceus cultivar Zhongwan6 chromosome 5, CAAS_Psat_ZW6_1.0, whole genome shotgun sequence window:
- the LOC127080944 gene encoding probable ethylene response sensor 1 encodes MYANFDCDTTCSNIFEDIANLLSKSAFPVNSPLSSLNILALDGLIAIIQGMAERIGKGSLSSTHSVENLEEYTPFWLENYENFTVPTNLPIVNEVLNSLRATRIPHTCPLARIRPLVGRYVPPEVVDVRVPLLHLLNFQINDWPDLSAKSFAIMVLILPTDSARKWRDHELELIDVVADQAAVALSHAAIMEESMRARDQLVEQNVALDLARREAEMEIHARNDFLAVMNHEMRTPMHAIIALSSLLLETKLTPEQRVMIETVLKSSNVLAALINDVLDLSRLEDDNLELEMGKINLHGVLEEVIELIKPIAYVKKLPITLILAPDLPDNAIGDEKRLMQTLLNVVGIAVKYTKEGYVSIRASIAKPESLQDWRPPEFYPASSDGHFYIRVQVKDSGCGILPQDIPYLFTKFTRSQSGAGRSSSGSGLGLAICKRFVNLMGGHIWMESGGPDKGSTTTFVVKLGICGNPDSSDHQATTRGQI; translated from the coding sequence ATGGTCTAATTGCCATCATACAAGGAATGGCTGAAAGGATAGGTAAAGGATCTTTGAGTTCAACACATTCTGTTGAGAATCTTGAAGAATACACTCCATTCTGGCTTGAAAATTATGAAAACTTCACTGTGCCAACAAACCTTCCTATTGTCAATGAAGTCTTAAATAGCCTGAGAGCTACGCGGATACCACACACGTGTCCGCTTGCCAGGATAAGACCTCTTGTTGGAAGATATGTGCCGCCTGAAGTTGTTGATGTTCGGGTGCCACTTTTGCATTTGTTAAATTTCCAAATTAATGATTGGCCTGATCTTTCAGCAAAAAGCTTTGCAATCATGGTTCTCATTCTCCCTACTGATAGTGCTAGAAAGTGGCGAGATCATGAGTTGGAGCTTATCGATGTTGTTGCAGATCAGGCAGCAGTTGCCCTTTCACATGCTGCTATTATGGAGGAGTCTATGCGAGCCCGTGATCAACTCGTGGAACAGAATGTTGCTTTAGATTTAGCTCGGCGAGAAGCTGAAATGGAAATTCATGCTCGCAATGATTTCCTTGCAGTCATGAATCATGAAATGAGGACACCAATGCATGCAATTATAGCATTGTCATCACTTCTTTTAGAGACGAAACTGACTCCAGAGCAGAGGGTTATGATAGAAACTGTATTGAAGAGTAGTAATGTTTTGGCAGCACTTATCAACGATGTTTTAGATCTATCCCGACTGGAAGACGACAACCTTGAATTAGAAATGGGGAAAATCAACCTTCACGGTGTCTTAGAAGAGGTCATTGAACTGATAAAGCCTATTGCATATGTAAAAAAATTACCTATTACTTTAATTCTGGCCCCTGATCTACCTGATAATGCCATTGGTGATGAAAAACGGCTTATGCAAACACTTTTAAATGTTGTGGGTATTGCTGTCAAATATACTAAGGAAGGCTATGTTTCTATCAGAGCTTCTATTGCAAAACCAGAATCCTTGCAAGATTGGCGACCGCCTGAGTTCTATCCAGCATCAAGTGATGGTCATTTCTATATACGAGTCCAGGTTAAGGATTCTGGATGTGGCATTCTCCCACAAGATATTCCGTATCTCTTCACGAAGTTTACTCGATCTCAGAGTGGAGCGGGTCGATCCAGCAGTGGCTCAGGTCTTGGGCTAGCCATTTGCAAAAGATTTGTAAATCTCATGGGTGGTCACATTTGGATGGAAAGCGGAGGACCTGATAAAGGAAGCACAACTACATTTGTAGTCAAACTTGGGATTTGTGGCAATCCAGATTCATCTGATCATCAAGCTACAACCAGAGGTCAGATATAG